From the Anopheles merus strain MAF chromosome 2L, AmerM5.1, whole genome shotgun sequence genome, the window TGGAAATATTTGCAAAGAATAAACTACCACTTAACTAAAAAATTCAGAAATATATTGCACATTACGAGCCTAAGGCATGTTTCTCTTAGTTCAAGTAAACAGCTTGCGTGTAAAAGTTCCAAAAATAATCATGCTCAACTGAACAATCCTCAGCCACAAGCACAGTTTTCCGTGTAAAGAAGCAATTAAAACGAAAAGTTTACTTTCCAATTCTTCCCAACTTCATCTTTAAATGGGAGTTTAAGGTCCTCATTATTATTTCTACCACGAGCAACTACCTCAACCGTTTCAATGGGTTTCGGAAAATTCCGTTTCGCACCCCGAACCCGTTTGCGAAAAGCGCCGCCAGCAGCTGCCTCCATTGAATATTAAATGTTCCGCTGTAAGTCTCACACCGGTTCCCGGGGCGAACGATTCGTGTGCGAAAATCATCGCTAAACAGCGTAATGGCCATTAGGCGGCCACGATTGATGGCGGAATGCCAATGATGCTTTGCAATGAATTACGATTTCCGAGCCGTTTACTTCGGCAACCCATGTTTGCGTGTTTGATTGTTTAGGCAAAGGTTGGCAACGGTGAAATGTGTTATCGGTTTTCATGCATGATTGGGAGCGATGCCGGCACTCCAAAAGCAATCGATCAGCAGGAACAGGGTGGGAGTTTAGTTTGGGAGTTGATCAAAATTATCAATCTAATGTTAAAGTGATCAACAGCATATTGGCGGCCAAAACGCACTCAAAGTTTTTCCTGCTCAAATGCCATTTGTATGGTTaacaaaatgaacaatttAAAAGCATCTCCACCCTAATGGTTTCACATGCTGTTAATTATCGAGCTGGTACTGCCCAGAGTGTCGAGAGCGTTCAATTAACAGCTCACACATGAACACCGGCTCGCCAATCCGAAGGACGGTCTGGTTCAATTTTTATCACCACTCATAACGACCATCACCGCTCCATCCATTCCATCCCATTCGACTGCCCCGGGAGGAAGTGGTATGTTAACCGCAAAATTGCTTCATAATTAAATTGTCACCCTTTGCGCGCTAGCAGCCAGCAGCGGCGACAAACATTCCCGCCATGTGTTCAGCATTCCGCGCTCGGGTTACAAAACTCGTGGTGCGAGCAAACAACATGCATTAGACAGAAACACAGAGCCACACGGTGATGGTAGCTGCGGAAATACATTGATTTCCCCTCGGATCGATTCACGCTCCCCCAGCTGACCGGAAGCATTTTCCAAGATGACCGCAAAACCCCATCAAGATGGGACGAAAAACGCCCCCGTTAGCTGTTTGCTTGTAGTGCGACGCCTTTTTTTTACGACGCTACAACGCGAAACACAATTAGTGCAATTAAATCGTTTTTCAACACTCGCCAAAGCAAACAGACGGCTAGTGGTCAGATGGCACTCAGCACCGGACACTTGTCGATGGTGTACGGAGTTTGAAAGCATGTTGCGGGTTGCAGTTTGGTAACATCGTAAACGAGAAACACACTACCTGGAACGATGATTGCCTCAAGAATTATGGTCGTGTTTCAAATTTGTGACCGTAAAACGATTATTTCCAAAGTATATCAACATTAAGAGAAGATAAGAGAGATaagaaatgtttaaatttgtcATCATACGTGATTTGAAATAAGCAAAACTGCTTTTGTAACATCCAGcgccaaaatgtatgcaatctgtTTGTCACTATATGTTATTGTAAAGATAGCAAATATAGAAACACATACTTCAAACAATTGCATAACTCCAGGCGCTTATCCACGATCCAACCCAGTAGACAATAATGCAAAGAACTATCTGCTTTTCTCATGTAAGCGGTAACAGTTCCAGGAATGTTCGAAGCCTATTTTACACCTCCTAACCACAATTCATATAGTACGtctctctctagctctctagctctctttctctctaactctctctctctctctctctctgtttaaCCTCCAACACGCAACAAAACCCGGCAGCGACACGTGTTACGGTGGTGAAAGTTTTCTCCGGAAAACCCCAGCCCGCACCCTTCCCGGACAGCACAGCACTGCGGCCCGCCACACCGTTAAACGTGCGGTTGATGCCGTTCGTGATTGTTTTGTCAGAGACAGGGAAATtaagttttccctttttcccgtACTAACCCCGCGCCCCGCTTCTGCTGGCGTTGCGGTGCGTCGCTTCCGTTTGGAATGAACTGGAATTTCGATCACGATTAAGATTTTGATACactgtctgcgtgtgtgtgtgtgtgtgtgtgtgtgtgtgtgtgtgtgtgtgggggggggggcatggTTGTAAGAAATTGTACCTCGGAGTGACAAGAGATGATGGATCGTAAGAGCTGATTGGCGGCACGGTATGCGTACGTTTCGAGCAAATTGAGCGGAATGTCTTGTGCGGATGAGCAAATATTTCATGCTCGGCACGGTATGCACGATTTGTGAAGCTATTTTGCGTAATTAAATGTAATGTCATTCGTGCGGTTGAGTTGCGCTGCGAGCCTGCCGAGGAAAACGTGTCCGCAGTACAGGCAAACGAGTAATAGCTTAACATTAACGTTAACGCTCTCATGCAAATCAATGccatttttaacacatttttacTCAACATTCGCTTTCTTGCAGGTGCCAAGCTACATCCAGGATTACGTGGTAGTGACGGCCTGGGTGCAAGACTCGGGCGTTCATCTGTACCCCAACTCGGACATTGGCGGCAAGTACATCGTCCTGTCGAATGGCGATCTGTACATCAACAATGCTGGGGCAAGTGATGCGTACAAAACGTACTCGTGCCGAACTGTAAATAGACTCACAGGTAGGTTGTTCGAGCAGTGCGAAAGCCACTAATAGCTgagcgcctgaatgtatgcaaaacaGACACATTTTGCATTGcaaattgcaaacaaacattttagaTACTACGATTTACGtgatattgcatacatttgggCGCTTTGCGTTCgaaatttaataattacttattgaagaaaaatattgaatattgaatattGCAGAAAAAAGGTGAATCTTCTTGATTAATAAAAAGCAATCACAGAAAACACATCACATTCAATTAATTGTACTTCAATCAAACTGAAATAATTATGCGATAATTTCCTGGGAAGCACTATTAATGGTAATGACGGCGCCTAGGTGCATGCAGCATGAAACGGAATTGTATcatattgcttttttttgtcctttttgAAGCTCGCTCTGTGAAATGAGTATTTTTGCTATTCCATCCCGCAATTAGAATGTTGTTAGAGATAAAACGGTATCTTTCTGCATTTCCTAATGATTGTACCGTCGGCCACAGCTACCCATTTATTGCGTCGTTAATTACGAAATCTGCATGTAAGTCAGGTGTTTCCTAGGAACGTACAACCGGTCCCCGACCCCTCCCCcagaaaccacacacacactttccctTGCATACGGAGCACCTCCTACACATACCATACATTTCAATATATTCCGGTCAAAAAGGGACTTTTTTTCCTTGCGCTTTGCATTTCCGTATGCGGCAAGCCACATTCCATTTTTCCCATTGCTCGTGCGGGATAAAAATATCTTATTTCTCGTGCAGTAAAAACGGAAGAAACATCCCCCACATATTCCCTCTTTTTTGTCcttattccccccccccctttgttTGCCGCACCACGGTGGCATGCCAGCGTTACACCGTACTGCCAGTGGATATGCATAACTTTGCGCGAGCTAGTGTGCGGCTGGGCAGGAGGGACCACCATTCGTGCATTGCAGTCACGTAGCGTCCATTACGCGAGCGACAGTAATTACCGCCGCAAGCGAAGCAGAAATCGATCTGTGAAAAGGCACCGGGCAAGAGTCCCGGCAGCGGGGTGGCACCCGGGGAAAAGGGCCCGTGTTGCTGGGCCAAAAGCAAACCAAGAACAATGTGCATACTTGAACGCGAAAAgaaagaatgtgtgtgtgcgcgcggaaTCATAAAAGAAAAGCTCCCGCAAAGGTTACAGCACAATATGGCATGCagagacaaaacaaaagcaccatAGAAAACACAGAAAACACTGAAACTGCGTCGACAATCGAAAATCCTTCACGATCTTGCACGAGCTGCACCGGGATCGATGCACCCGGACGTGTGCTGCTGTACTGCTCGATGCACCAAATCCCCTTTTCTTACTCCTAGCGCAAAGGTGCAATAGAGCACAACATGGCGTGGGATTTTTGTTGGTGCTTACATGGGATTGTGCACCCATTGCCACGTGGCATTCCGTGGCGCACGTGAGTGTTTGTGGACCAAGTGGTTGAACTGTTGCTTAAAAGCTATCCCGCGCGCAACCGAGTCTCGGACGAGTGGAAAATggaatttcattttcatgaCTCCGCCGATGGGCTACAAAGGACGGAAAAtatgcagcagcagaagcggtGATGGGGCAGTAAAAGCTCGTAGCAACGTGCTGAAATTGCATTACAAGTAGCAACCGCAGAGCGCGCACTAAACGTGAGCACTGCCCGGGACACTCGAgtagtttattttttgcttttttttttcatttcgagCAGTTAACTGCACACGTACGGAGTAATCTTTGAAAGCAGCGGTACCGATGATATTGCCCGGACACGCTTTTGCAATATTTATGTTTAACTTCTAATTAAAATGCTTGACCGTTTCGCCAGCAGGACGAACACCACTTCAAAGACAATTTTAAACAATCCCCTTGTaatgcctctctctctctctctcgctctctttctctgcacAGGTGAAATACAAATTTCAACATATCCAGGTCGAGTGATAGTGACCGAGCCGAAGGGACTAGTACAACCTAGAATTAACGTGGAGAAACATTCGCTCAAGCACGTGGTGGTGAATGCACCGGTCACGCTGCCGTGCGTCGCCCAGGGCCACCCGGTACCAACCTACCGGTGGTTCAAGGAGGTGAAGGACCAGATCATGCCGCTGCCGCTGAACGAGCGCATCAGCATCGTGTCGGCGGGCCTGCTCAAGATCGCCAAGGCCCGGCTCGAGGACAGCGGGAAGTACCTCTGCTGGGTGAACAATACCGCCGGCGAGGAAACGATCCAGGTGTCGCTGACGGTGACGGCACCGCTGACCGCCCACCTGCAGCCCCAGGTGCAGACGGTGGACGTCGGGAAGGATGCCCAGTTCCAGTGCATCATATCCGGCTTTCCGGCGCACGAGGTGCTGTGGATGCACAACGGCAAACCGATCGTGCGGGACAGCCGGATCGAGATCTACACCGACGTGCCGCGGATCGTGATCAAGAACGTGCAGAAGGAGGACCAGGGCATGTACCAGTGCTTCGTCGCGAACGAGTGGGAGCAGATACAGTCCACGGCGGAGCTGCAGCTTGGTGGTGAGTGGGGTTTTGTGGATAGTGTTGGGGTCTTGGGACAGTCTTGATCTTGCTTGGAATGTCTAGCACAGGATTGAACGCACTTTTCACAGGAGGAATAGCGCTTTGTCTGGGTACCAACTAGCAACTGATGTGTCTATTGTTTGGACCACACAATGCTTTGCTGAAATTAATCCTTGAaagtacttcttcttcttcttcttcttttggctcaacaaccgttgtcgctcaaaaggcctgcctgtaccccttgtgggcttggctttcagtgactaattaaTTTCCCCCCGTAGCAGGATACTCAgttctacgtatggcggcatggtccatttggggctcgagcccatgatgggcatgttgttaagtcatacgagttgacgactgtaccattaGACCGACTAAATCGCATTGGAACTACAAACCGttttatttgttaaaatatAACCTGATCATCTTTAACCATCAGATTAAATTTCGTATTGATACAGTTTGACATTTGACCCCAGAAGAAGCTTTTAGTACAGTGCATAACATTACAATATAATCACTTGGTCTTTGACAGTACCGTCAAATTAAGCCATCTTAAAATTCTAAACTTAGTCTAATTTTTGCAAATCTCATATGTGTAAAATTTAACCCACAAAGAagcttttcattcattttgtaTCCCCCAAAGACGtattcaaaaaaaacaaagatttcAGGAAATTCTCAAAAAAACAGGTGCTTCTATAGTTGTGTTATCCACTGTATAAATAACACATTTTACTTAGAACTGGTTGAAAATAAATgccaaacaaatgaaaaaaatattgccttCAAATCGTAATATGTGTCAGTAACTGGAACAGTCTCCGAGCAAGAAACCACCGCAAAATGTCTCATAAAACCTGGCAAAGTCTTTTTCTACACCCTCTCAATACCGTGTCAGATGCaaccaagcacacacacttgcAGAGCGATTGCATCACCCTTACGCAATAACCCTCCGGGCAGCGTTTTACTGTGCCAAGAAAGAATATTCATCAGGCAGCATCCAACCATAATTAGGACACGGGAACATTATGTTCTATGTTCCCCTTCTATGCACTTGTTCACCCTTCTTTCCCATGGCCGGAAATGGAACTACACAAGAAGACaaggaaaaggaggaaaaaatggggaaagagagagggtAGAACAATCTCTTTTGATCATTGCACTCGAGGGGAGTGCAAACCAAACTTCCCCACCTTAGTCAAGTGTAAGGGCGCTTACTATTTGTTCCCCCTTTTTTATCGCTCTTTCCCTTTTGTtccgaccccccccccccctccgctaACAGATGCTACCCCGGAGTTGCTGTACTGGTTCTCGGAACAGACGCTCCAGCCGGGCCCGACCGTATCGCTCAAGTGCGTGGGCACCGGCAACCCACCGCCGCAGTTCACTTGGAAGCTGGACGGTTTTCCGGTAAGTAACAGACACCTTGGTGGAATTGTCGATTTGCCCACGTCTGCCCAGTCGTGGGCGGTGCTGTGCGTGAAGCCGTAGACCCGCACCTGCCAAAGAGAGTAAGCGACGAATAATGCAAATGCTTTGCCGCGCCTGTGGTTACACTCATTGCAGATCCCCGACAGTCCGCGCTTTGTCGTCGGTCAGTACGTCACCATCCACGACGATGTCATCAGTCACGTGAACGTTTCCAACGTGAAGGAAGAGGACGGTGGCGAGTATACTTGCGTGGCGCAGAACAGCATCGGAAGGTAAGAATGGATGAAATGCATGTGTTTGCGAAACTCTTCTTCCCCGTGGGCGCTTCTGCAAAACAGCGACAGGGAGAGTGTGCATGAAAAATGCATTGCACAATCCATGCCAATCGGTGATTGCTGTGCGGTGGGTGCTCTTGGGAGAGAATACAGAATCGGGCCACGTTCATTTCCCCCCAGGAGACGTTTACAGTGCATCACACTAATGATGTAGAAAGCTCTCAGTCATTCCACTGTATCTCAcaattttttctctcttttccaccAACCAGAGTGTCACACAGTGCCAAAGTGAACATCTACGGGCTTCCATACATACGCGAGATGCCAAAAATTACGGGCGTCTCGGGGCACGACCTCATCATCAAGTGTCCCGTCGCCGGCTACCCGATCGACAAGATACACTGGGAGCGGGACGGTCAAACACTACCCATCAATCGACGCCAGCGGGCCTACAACAACGGCACACTCATCATCGAACAGCTACAGCTGGCAGAGGACGCCGGCACGTACACCTGTATGGCGCAGAACAAGCAGAAGCAGACGGCCCGACGCAACGTCGAGATACAGGTGATAGTGCCGCCCAAGATTATGCCCATCCAGGCGATGACGAACATGCTGCGCGAAGGTATGCGGGCGGCCATCTCGTGCCAAATCCTGGAGGGTGATCTGCCAGTCAACTTTCGCTGGGAGCGCAACGGCAAACCGGTGCTCGGGACGGGCAATGAGGTGATCCGGCGGCTGGACGAGTACAGCACGAGCCTGGTGATCGAGCACATTACGTCCGAGTACTCGGGGAACTATACGTGCATCGCGAGCAATGTGGCGGGCAGCGAGAGCTTTACCGTGCCGCTGACGGTGAATGTGCCGCCGAAGTGGATACTGGAGCCGAAGGATTCGAGTGCCCAGGCCGGGCAGGACGTGGCACTGCACTGTCAGGCCGGGGGCCATCCGCAGCCGACGGTGACGTGGAAGAAGGCGATCGGCAACACGCCCGGGGAGTATAAGGACTTTCTGTACGAGCCGAACGTGTCGCTGCACGCGAACGGGACGCTACAGTTTCGCAAGATCGCGAAAGATTCGCAGGGTCACTTTCTGTGCGAGGCGAAGAACTCGATCGGGACGGGTGTTAGCAAGGTTATCTTCCTGAAGGTTAATGGTAAGTTTGCGAGCCAATGAATTTGTGGAGGTGTTTGGTGCTAACACATTCAACCATTTCTTGCTTTTTTCGCTCCCCAGTACCTGCCCACTTTACgacgaaaaacaaacagatcACCTCGCCGCGCAACAAGCAAATCCACATCCAGTGCAACGTGCAGGGCGACAACCCGATCGACATCAAGTGGAAGATGCAGAgctcccagcagcagctcgacgAATCGCTCGACAACCGGTACAACATACGCGAGCAGGTGCTGGACGACGGCATGGTGTCCGAGCTCGGCATCTCCCACACCTACCGGCAGGACACGGGCGTCTACATCTGCCAGGCGTCGAACGCGTTCGGCCAGGACGAGATGTCGATCCATCTCGTCATCCAGGAGGTGCCCGAAGCGCCCAAAAACCTGCGCATCAACTCGCAGCAGTCGCGCACGCTGCAGCTCTCCTGGAGCCAACCGTTCGCCGGCAACAGCCCGATCGAGAAGTACAACGTGGAGTACAAGCTGGTGACGGATTCGTGGCAGTCGGCCGAGCATATCACCGTCGCTGGGACGCAGACGGTCATAACGCTGCAGAACCTGAAGCCCGCCAAAGCGTACCATCTGCGCATCTCGGCCGAAAACAAGCTCGGTGCGTCGGAGTACTCGGAAGTGATACAGGTTACGACGCTGGAGGAAGTTCCCTCCGGACCGCCACTCAACATCAAAGGGGAACCGAAGAGTTCGACGGAAATTTTCCTCTCCTGGGAAGCACCGGACCGGGATCAGTGGAATGGGAACCTTTTGGGATACTACGTTGGCTACCAGATCGCCGCCAGTCCCAACGATCGTGACATCAATCCGACGCAAGGCTTCAACTTCAAGACGGTTGAGGTGCGCAGTCACTTTGGTGGTGAGACAACGCTACAAAACTTGAACAAGTGCACGACCTACAACATTGTGGTGCAGGCGTACACCAGCCAGGGCAGTGGACCGCCGAGCAAAGAGATATCGCTCGGTACGCTGGAGGATGTACCTTCGAGCGCACCCGACAGTCCAAAGTGTGATGTGCTGAGCTCGACCTCGATCTACATCACCTGGTCGCCGCCACCGGTCGATGGACAGAATGGGAAGATCCGAGGCTACAAAGTATCCTACATTGAGATGGATGATCTTTACGGTAAGTAGAGTTGATTTGGAGGATTCAATGAGCTTTATTTTGATGCCTCTTTCCCCATTTACAGAGAAGGAACCGTATACATCGAAAACGAACAATCAGTATCTGACGCTGGAAAACCTGAAGAAGTTCACCAACTACACGTTCTGGGTGCTGGCGTTCACCAAGGTGGGCGACGGTGTTCGAACCAATCCGTTCCATTGCATCACCCAGGAGGATGGTACGTTTGCTCTACGTCCTCTACCAGCGTTAGTCTCTGTCAGAGTCTCTTCCCTTTCTTCCTAGTACCGAGTGCTCCCAGCGCTCTGAAAGCAGTCCCTTCATCCAGCACCAAGATCATCATCTCCTGGCTACCACCGGCCCACCGGAATGGTCTCATCACCGGCTACACCTTTTACATGCAGCTCGTCGACGGTGGACGCGACGAGGGTACGCACAAGCGCTCCCTAGTACCGTACGCCGAAAGCCACGAAACGGTACGCTTGCAGGAGCACGCCACCTACCAGTTCTGGCTGACAGCCTCCACCAAAGTTGGGGAGGGTGAAAAGTCCGAAGTGATCACCGTTCCGCCCAACAACAAAGTCCCTGCCCGGATCGTTTCCTTCAGCCAGGAGATTGTAACGCCGTGGAAGGAAACACTGATCCTACCCTGCCGGAAGGTGGGTGTACCGGCACCCGTCACCATCTGGCGGCAGGACGACCAGCCGATGGATACGGGGACGCGCAAGCTGATCGCCAAAAACGGTACCCTCTACATCAAGGACTGCCAGCACTCGGACGCGGGCAACTATACGTGCAGTGTGGAGAACACCTGGGGCAGGGATGAGATCGTGTACCGCATCCGGATCCGGGTGCCACCCGATCCACCGACACTGACGATCGTCAACACCTACACCGACAGTCTGCTGCTCGAGTGGACGGACAACCGGAACGGTGGCTCGCCGGTGCTCGGGTACGTGATCAACTACAAGCGCGAGAACGGGGACTGGGAGGAGCTACAGATCGACTcgaaaaccaacacacacctGCTGGTGAATCTGTGGTGCGGCACGCGCTATCAACTCTACATTACAGCGTACAACAAGATAGGAACTGGATTGCCGTGCGATATTGTGCACTCGCACACGAAGGGACTTCCCCCGGTACAACCGAAACATTCGCAGATGATAACGAACAACTCGACGAGCGTGACGTGCTGGCTCGATTCGTGGGGTGATGGTGGCTGTGGGATACTGCATTTCTCGATCGAGAACCGGCTGTACGGGCGATCGCAGTGGAACATGATCGCTAGCCATGTGGAGGCGACGGAGCGGATCTTTACCGTGACGGATCTGCAGCCGGCAACAAAGTATCAGCTGCGTGTGACGGCGTACAACAATGCCGGTGCTACGATGGCCGTCTACAACTACACCACGCTTACTGCACAGGGAGGTAGGTGGAGTTGGTGGAGAGTAGCTTAAGAACTGTGGCGCTTTGCTAATGTAATCCTGTTTGGTTCCAGTGATGGTGTATCCGGATATAACGAACCCAGTGTCACCGCACATGGGTGAGAATCCGTTCTATGCCAACGTGAAGGTGATCTTGCCACTCTGTCTATCCATTCTGATACTGTTCGCGCTCGTTGCTGCGGCTCTGCTCATACGCAAGCGAAGTAAGTAGGCCATATCCATCTTGCGGGTCCTCTTCAGGAAGGAGTCTAAAGCCTAAAATACTCTACAAACTAATTAACTGATATCTCGTGTGTGTTCCACTCTTATCAGAGCTAAACAACCAGAACCGCATCCCATCCACCTCGATGTCGGAGTCACCGTCGATCGCCAACATCCAGAACAAGCACAACCGGGACCAGCAGTACCTAGCGGTGCGGGCTCAGCAAGCGAGCCGGAACAGTAACTCCGTTGACTCGGGCAGCTACAAAGCCGAGGGAAATGGTAATCGTCCCAATCAGTTCACTTCACTTCCGCGTTCTACCTGCCGAAAGGCTCCACTCACTCACCGTCTACTTTCCATACCTTTtctccggttttttttttcacagagTATATTGAAGACATTTGCCCGTATGCAACCTTTCAGCTGAACAAGCAAACGTACAGCGAAAGTTCATACAGTGGAAATGTCTACAGTGGACCATATCACTCGGTAAGAGGATCATTTGTGTATCATGATGTTAAAACCGAAAGCTATCATGTAAGTTTAATTTctatgccatctctttctctctatctgttTCATTTTTGTCCCATTGTGGAACTAAACTCTctgtatgtttttattttcctcatCATCAACATACAATGACAATGAGCGCgcacaaataaacacacacacacttccaacGCAACCATCCAACAACTCCACAGCCATCCTTTTCATTAGATCTCCTTTTTTCCAAACTTTCCCATCACTTACCACCATGATCAGCGTCAGCTGTTTCCGTTTTATGCTTTCATCTCTCTGACTCTCACTCTGTCTCTCATCACTGTGTTCATCTCTATCTTCTAGCAAAGGTCATTGTTGCGTACGCATCCCATATCTCATGATCGTCGTCGACTCATCTCCTACCACTATTACCATCGATCGTCGTTCGTCTCTCGATTTGCTAGTATCTCTTACGGCGAACCTGTCGGAAATGTTGCACTTTTGTTGTTCAGGTCATATCCCGATGATCTTTTATTCCTCTTCAAGGTTTTACTAAGGTTGATCCTATTGGTACAACAAGCTCCTAACCTTAGAGAGTCTTGAGTCTTAAGTCTTTGAAGATCATAATCAGTACCAAATAGAGTGTCAGTAAAATTAGCTTAATTGTCCTGGTCAACCAGCCTCTCCATTGCTCTTGATCATCTCGTTCGCCAGCAAACCATATAATGCTTCGTTCTTGCATTCTTTCGTACCGATCACTCATCTATCCCCCTTAACAATTGGCACTCATCAACTGTGTTTCGCTTCATCCGATCATCTTTCGATTATCGTTTCAATTGTTTTGCGATCGTGTTTCGTATTCGAACTGAAATCACCTCTCACTAGCTGCTGATCGTTTCGCACTATTCGCTCACCATCACTACCAACAtgatcaccaccatcatcaccattgATAATCGAGAAGGCAGAAGAGAGCACAAATGCCCACGATCGAATCACAGtcgaacaaaaatcaaaaatgtcccaaatggtgtttttttctttttctctttctttctatctctcttctctttctttctctttctctcttttttatcGCTCTCGCGCGcccgctctctctttctctctctctctcgctggtTGCGTGTATGATCGAACCACATGCAAACcacaaatcaatcaaaactcTCCCCACAAACCAAACCGCCCatccaacaaaacaacaaaccaaatcCTTGGAAATGTCCCTCGAAACGGCGAAACAAAACATCCCCCTTGCTGCGTGTTTCGTGCGTTTCGTCGTTGCTGTCGTTGCTGTGGGCTTTGCTGGGTTATCCGTACCGACCTTCTTAACGATAATGCACATACATCTCTTcctgttttatttgcaaaaaaaaatgtaacaacGCCCCAAAACGAACCCCAAACACTCATGTGCTGATGCAACCGTGCTGTCCTTCTCATCCTGGCCTGGCGCTACCACATCCGATACGATTGGAACAATGCAATTGGAACAACTTCCAAACCAAAACTACCCAACCATCCCGCGGTTCGACCTTCGTCTGACTACATTGCGACTTTTGAAaccgaaaaaaacgaaacccgaaacacaaacacaccaaccaaaaccaacaaaaataTCCCCTTTCttcttcgttaacaaaaaaaaaacctcccgtAGAACAAAGAGCCCGAATACACGAAAGTGCGCAGAAAGGGCGGATCTCGGCTCCGAGATCCGGCCACCTCGGAACCAATAGGTGAGTACGCTCGCGCCGATAACCGTTTGATGTTTGCTCGCTGTCTTGCTCCATAAAGCCGACCATTTCTAGATATAAATCAATTTATAGAATCAGACAATCCCGGATCCACAGATTCCGAAGTTAGGAAGATACTAACACTTCATATACCGATTACAGAATATGATACACTCGGTTCCGAATCTGACAACGATATTGCCTCGCGCTCCAACCAGTCCAACTACCGTCACCATCGTGGTACGTATTCGTCCGGCACAGTTGAGTCGGCAAATTGACTTTTTATTCTTCTGTTTCTCCTTAATTTTTGAACTGTTCCATTGGTTTGGA encodes:
- the LOC121592674 gene encoding Down syndrome cell adhesion molecule-like protein Dscam2 isoform X5; its protein translation is MDVRGLAQGILLLHILKGVILLDLQGPVFLAEPPYKVEFSNNSGGLIDCTGHGSPPPDVEWSVATTNHELVYTLPNGSLIFYPFSADKFRHEVHSTVYRCKLKNLVGTILSREVHVKGVVNQKYNIQVHDEYVMSGNTAVLKCQVPSYIQDYVVVTAWVQDSGVHLYPNSDIGGKYIVLSNGDLYINNAGASDAYKTYSCRTVNRLTGEIQISTYPGRVIVTEPKGLVQPRINVEKHSLKHVVVNAPVTLPCVAQGHPVPTYRWFKEVKDQIMPLPLNERISIVSAGLLKIAKARLEDSGKYLCWVNNTAGEETIQVSLTVTAPLTAHLQPQVQTVDVGKDAQFQCIISGFPAHEVLWMHNGKPIVRDSRIEIYTDVPRIVIKNVQKEDQGMYQCFVANEWEQIQSTAELQLGDATPELLYWFSEQTLQPGPTVSLKCVGTGNPPPQFTWKLDGFPIPDSPRFVVGQYVTIHDDVISHVNVSNVKEEDGGEYTCVAQNSIGRVSHSAKVNIYGLPYIREMPKITGVSGHDLIIKCPVAGYPIDKIHWERDGQTLPINRRQRAYNNGTLIIEQLQLAEDAGTYTCMAQNKQKQTARRNVEIQVIVPPKIMPIQAMTNMLREGMRAAISCQILEGDLPVNFRWERNGKPVLGTGNEVIRRLDEYSTSLVIEHITSEYSGNYTCIASNVAGSESFTVPLTVNVPPKWILEPKDSSAQAGQDVALHCQAGGHPQPTVTWKKAIGNTPGEYKDFLYEPNVSLHANGTLQFRKIAKDSQGHFLCEAKNSIGTGVSKVIFLKVNVPAHFTTKNKQITSPRNKQIHIQCNVQGDNPIDIKWKMQSSQQQLDESLDNRYNIREQVLDDGMVSELGISHTYRQDTGVYICQASNAFGQDEMSIHLVIQEVPEAPKNLRINSQQSRTLQLSWSQPFAGNSPIEKYNVEYKLVTDSWQSAEHITVAGTQTVITLQNLKPAKAYHLRISAENKLGASEYSEVIQVTTLEEVPSGPPLNIKGEPKSSTEIFLSWEAPDRDQWNGNLLGYYVGYQIAASPNDRDINPTQGFNFKTVEVRSHFGGETTLQNLNKCTTYNIVVQAYTSQGSGPPSKEISLGTLEDVPSSAPDSPKCDVLSSTSIYITWSPPPVDGQNGKIRGYKVSYIEMDDLYEKEPYTSKTNNQYLTLENLKKFTNYTFWVLAFTKVGDGVRTNPFHCITQEDVPSAPSALKAVPSSSTKIIISWLPPAHRNGLITGYTFYMQLVDGGRDEGTHKRSLVPYAESHETVRLQEHATYQFWLTASTKVGEGEKSEVITVPPNNKVPARIVSFSQEIVTPWKETLILPCRKVGVPAPVTIWRQDDQPMDTGTRKLIAKNGTLYIKDCQHSDAGNYTCSVENTWGRDEIVYRIRIRVPPDPPTLTIVNTYTDSLLLEWTDNRNGGSPVLGYVINYKRENGDWEELQIDSKTNTHLLVNLWCGTRYQLYITAYNKIGTGLPCDIVHSHTKGLPPVQPKHSQMITNNSTSVTCWLDSWGDGGCGILHFSIENRLYGRSQWNMIASHVEATERIFTVTDLQPATKYQLRVTAYNNAGATMAVYNYTTLTAQGVMVYPDITNPVSPHMGENPFYANVKVILPLCLSILILFALVAAALLIRKRKLNNQNRIPSTSMSESPSIANIQNKHNRDQQYLAVRAQQASRNSNSVDSGSYKAEGNEYIEDICPYATFQLNKQTYSESSYSGNVYSGPYHSVRGSFVYHDVKTESYHNKEPEYTKVRRKGGSRLRDPATSEPIEYDTLGSESDNDIASRSNQSNYRHHRDTQDETSSSSENSPSSISRKSKPPYPPRKSAKAQSQNLPKRHVRSSSGYSSHNEETTFSISNYPNYSDHITPPARFSDLLGRDATLAVSSVNPSSLGSATEIGSNVVGKKSSNHSPRPRAGQKLQREAFQINV